GAcaagggttatgttcttctcatatatgtcatgacggtatgatactaaacccctcacggggagggttgtgtctgatattcatatgatgaagacataatttttaaatcaatttaattgaagtctggagctggcatgtcagttaactgctagtattctgatgttatttatgtatattgtcaatttgtttattttccttggttacatcttctgacatcagactcggacttctctttaattgaattttaatgcgcgaattgttatacgtttacttttctgcattgtctagagatatagggggagggttgagatctcccaaacatgtttaaccccgccgcatttttgcgcctgccccaagtcaggagcctctggcctttgttagtcttgtatcattttaacttttagtttcttgtgtacaatttggagtttagtatggcgttcattatcactgaacttgtatatatttgtttaggggccagctgaatgacacctccgtgtgcgggaatttcttgttgcattgaagacctgtttgtgaccttctgctgttgtctgccttatggtcgggttgttgtctctttggcacatcccccatttctattctcaattttatatatattcctTTAAAATGTATATGAATATCTAGACTGTGCCAGTGTGTGTGATTTTTTGCTTGACATGTGGTATAAGTATGCAACCTCtacgtgatatttttttttattattgttgatATGTGTTTGTATGTCTTTTAATGGAGTTTAGCCATTTCAATTGTTATTTCATAgtctgtctttttatgttgtgatgttacattatTGTTTCGGTAAGGATGAAGAGTGGTACCTATTAAACAATTTAAACCcgttgcatttgtttgcacctgtccaaagtcaggaacctgatgttaaGTAGTTGTCGGTTTTCATGTGGTTTATAAGTGATTCccgtttctcttttttatataggttagacTGTAGGTATAACGTTTGAATGGtgttacactagtcattttttgagccctttatagcttactgttcgaaACCGTATTCTGAACTATAATGgttttccttttacaaattgtgacttggatggagtgttgtctcattggcactcatacccgatcttcttatatctatgtatactgttaaccaacttattttcgcggatactttatttcgcgttttatcCTTTTTAGACCACTTCGCGGCTACTTAATTTCGCGATTTTTCTGAAGTTCAATAAGGAATGAATTATCATGTATAACACATTCGCGACGATtaatattcgcgttatttttctattcgcgaaagtcgcgaaaataaatcgctcgcgaaaataagttggtttacagtatatatatatatgcgctTGCTTTGATAATTATTCAGCTGACTAAATACTACATAGCTTACCTTTTTGACATATTGTCCAATCGATGCTATGTATGCCAACCACATTCTGTAATTTGGGATATCGACTTGTAGTTGCCAAATATCCGTCACCTTCCATATCAGCAATAAAAggttttaatatttctattatctgtttcctttttatttgtttcttcatTCCGCTTACAACTACAACTATATCGCGACCAGTTATTGTGAGATGACCTTTGGTGTCAGTTAATCTTCcaccattttcttttaaaataatttccatCGGTTCTATAAGTTCGGGCGGAAAATTGTTTGAAGCATTTCCCATAGACTTAACCAATGGCGGAAACCAATCGGCAATGTAATACTTTTCTAGTAGTTTTGGTTTCGTGGTGAAAAGACACAGCATCCATTGGacatgcaaataaaatattttgtcagaCAATTGTAAGCAAGTTTTAAATGAAGTTTCATTTGTTGTATCAATAACTTTGAGAATAGATTTGGTCAATATCTCGGCATGTTTGAATTCCAAATCAAAGTCGTTCTTACATTGTGTTTGCTGAGCAATGAGAAGATATGTCGCAATGCGTGTTGTATACTGTTCAAAAGTTTTCAACATTCTCGCATCACAAACAGGGTACAGCGTTTTGGAATTCATTCGTACTTTACCAATTTGTTTTTTAGCATCTTCAAGTGCAAGTTTTTGCTTTTTCAAAATCCGTTCATATCTTGGATGATAACAAATAATGTCTTCACAACATGGGCATTTTGACAGTAAGTCATTAGTTTTTTCTTCCATGCGAGCATCAAGATAGCAGCTTTCAAAAGAATGACCGCATTGTAGCAATGTAACAATTTTGTTATCTTTACTATTatctttgaaaatataaatgtcCGGTTTACAATCAGCACACTGCAGTGGACACGGTTCACCGCAGTAACCAGGACACAGATGACCACAAGACAAAGTCCTATCACAGTCATGATTACATCTTTGACGATTGCATTCTTCAAAGCATAATTGTGTACACTTATAATGTTTACACTCCCATGAACAGTTTTCTTTACAAGGGTTGCATGGATCAGTGCATTTAGAACGACATTTCGAGTGTGAACATGCAAATGCACAAGACTTTTGACACGGACTGCACTTCATACAAGCTTTACTTTGACAGACATGACCGCATAACAATTCTTTTTCACAGTGGCTACTGCATACACTATGGCGGGAATTTGTTTGACATTCATAACACGACCCTGGACAGGGATGTCCACATGGCAATGGCTGTTTACACGTTTGGTCACATGTTTTTCCTTTCGACTCACTGCATACGCATTTTATTAAATGACCACATGCTAGTGTCGTGCTTATCAATTCTTTGCATTTCGGTATTTTTTTACTTGATACTGTCCAACATTGTAAAGTTATCGTATGCCCACAGTTGGAACGCACGTGCGTTATAGTCTCTGAACATTTAATTTCTGGCAACTTATTTGTTACTTTCTCCCAGCATTTTATTGAAGCCGAATGTCCGCATTTTCCCAACTTAATTTTAACCTCTACGGTACATTTTACGTCTGAAACATTTGCTGAACACAAAACCATTTTCCTATGTCCACATAAAGGCAAAGATTTTAGGACCACAAATTTACAGGATACAGTTTCGGGGTCTATATGGCATTCCATTTCCTGAGAATGGCCACATGACACTATAACTTTCTTCGCCATTGCTTTACATGGATAAATATTAGGGTCGGACGAGCATGGAATACTTTGTTGATGTTGACAGCGTTCTAAAATTGTTTCGATAAGCTCTTGGCAGTCACAAGAAAACGGGAAATGACAGGATGTTAAACACTGATGACTGTTTTTGCATATTTTATTGCATTTGTCGGTACATTTGATTGAATCACTTCTGTGACATTCGTGTGTCATGGAATGTTTGCATTTGAAGACAGTGGTAATATTTGCTTTACATTTAATTGAAGTGACATCTTGATGACATGGGAGCATTATTTTATGGTCACAGTATAGAAAATCTTTTTCTACGTAGACACTGCATTTGTTTTCCGTCTGATAATTCGTATCGGAACATTTCCTTACATATTCATGACCacaatcatctcttttgtcaggAATTACAATCTCGCATGTGTGACTCTGAACATAGTTAGAATCATAGCAATATCTTTCATATTCATGTTCACATGATAACCATTGTTCCGTTACAATTTCATTGCAATTATGAGTGTTCTCATACAATTGGTCATGACACTGTCTTTGATATTCGTGTCCACATGATGTTCTGTTCATTTTTACAATAACGCTGCACTTAACAAGCTTTTCGAATTCGGTGTTATAACAAAACCGTTCAATCACGTGGTCACAGGTTGATCGTTTTTCTTTTATCAAAACTCTACAATCACTTATTGCATCATAAGAGACGTTATGACACTGACGTTCAAATTCGTGTCCACACTTTGATCGTGTCCCTGTTACGACTGTGACACACATATGGCGTTTTGGATCAACATGACATTTTAACTGTGTTGTATGACCACACTGAAGTTCTCTGTCAACAATAACTTTACAGAGAATATCGTCTTGATCGATGCAGCATTTCATAGTTGCAGGATGTCCACATGATAAAGTTCTTGTTACTTCAACTGGACACAAGTATTTCGAATAATCCACATGGCACTGAAGATTTGCAGTGTGTCCACATTTTAGTTCCCGTGGCATTACTACATTACAATAACATAAAACACCACAATGACATCTCTTACGACATTTATGTCCATCTTCACAAGTCTGTGAACATTGCTTTTTGCACTTATATGCCTCATGTTCCCTGTCAAATGGGTGACAATCGTATCGACAAGCATGTCCACATGATAATCGAAATTCACATGGAAGATAACAACCTCCATCTTTCACTTTTTTGAAGTCACTTGGTGACTCGGCTAGAATTCCTTCGTGAGATGGATGATTTTGGCAGTACAGAGGTAACGCCTTTCCAAGCGAGGGATATTTGGAAACTGTTTCGTTTTCATCGATGTCTTCCTCTTCAATTTGAAGCTTTTTGATAATAGTCTGCCAATGCGGAGACTTCATGGTTAATGTAGAGCTGTTTCCTATTATGAAAAGACCTTGTTTAGCTCTTGACAAAGCAACGCAAATTCTGTTTTCCCGATTTAAGAATCCAATATCGCCTTTGGCATTGCTGCGCACTAATGATAACAGAATGATTTCATTTTCTTCGCCTTGATAATTGTCAAGCACACAAATGTTCACTCCTTCGAATTTCGATCTAGGCATTTTTTCTTTTATACAGAACATCTGACCAGTGTATGCTGCAATGATCGTTATATCAGATGGTTTATATCCCTGCTTTAGCAGATAAAGACAAAGCTCTCGGAGATATTCAGCTTCATATTCGTTAGAAAAACTTCTTCCTTCATCTTTGAAAGCTTCCTGTTTGTTATGTGTGATGAAGAACAAACTCTTACGAACTCCTTTAATTGGTGGATATTCATATACATTTTCGTTGTCATAAAGAACATCATATATGTGGCGTACCAGTTCAGAAATTTCTGGTCTCATTCGATGTTGTCGTTGAAGGCAGTGGTAACTCAACTCATTCTTTACCATTCTTTCAAACAGGGAAACAGATAAATTAAATCTAGTCGCAAGTTCATAAACGGCTGGTTTTGGTTCTAATTGCTTGTGGTCCCCtatcaaaatcaaatgtttacatCTTGGGCTAATTGCAGTAATAATATGGGCTTCTGGTACTTCTGCTGCTTCTTCAATTATGGTGATTAGAGGTCCAACTTTGTGTAAGGATTCGCTGTATCGTGCTGCATTTGTTGTAGTCATGGCGATAACCGTTGTCTGTTGCATGATATATTCGTCTAATTCCTTACTGGCACGCATATAGTCGTCAAATATCTCATTAAATTCCTGTTCACTGGTGCGCAGCTGTTCGTGAAGTATTTTGGTGTACTGCATTAACCAATATCTATACATTTTCCAACGATCTTCCATCGAAAGTATCCAGATATTTTTTACGTCAATGACTTGGTCCTCTGACATGTTTTCGCCATAATGCAATTCTTTTGCTGCTTTCTCTTTTTCCAAACGCAAAATTAATCGACATTTTTCTTCAagatgttttgttttctgtagctGACTTTCACATTGCATGTCAAGATCGAGACCGATAGTATCAGTATTAAGCGAAAAATCAACATCATCAAC
The window above is part of the Mytilus galloprovincialis chromosome 4, xbMytGall1.hap1.1, whole genome shotgun sequence genome. Proteins encoded here:
- the LOC143071941 gene encoding uncharacterized protein LOC143071941 isoform X2, which gives rise to MASKSPGKLQPADFIEKLYKSNLQNEELLEILVKTMKVINRGIDNTKLSDDYLSMLVHLIAKASTCTAHRRTQEVLQLLNMLSDSSLITTRSIPLLVGVTCNNSRDHDFHCLLSDYLTILQELYIRMPHLCTTPHVIGLVEFLKGQVSECDDCEDKNKMVDFVFELKNDIMRIAEERSKPKHVKKQDIEDQFAPPEDFRTMSVVPGQIDVLYAPNFLRRNKVFGKYLDLDHYLDVQFRLYREDCVSPLRDALLEFKQKDREIRSGKFRLESGLVYRNVLVLNQSTSIDNGEVFELQLDSDHSKRINWIKSKRLIYGSLLLVSFDRFKTIFFAVVAECERDTLQKTGCFAVQVFKSGSNVKLPRNEYGIMIEATSAYFEAYKHVLKALQRIKEETFPFQRYLVLCEKDVSMPSYILKGCVYDLRPLINNSRIGIENTQRGNRRIGMSRQTLTNEIRLFQEDWPSTAVLRMDESQRNAFISALTKEFVLIQGPPGTGKTYLGLQIAKALLHNSGRWQQMDSIGEDEEDKKPNRNARRPETLPKPYMLVVCYTNHALDQFVEGIVNFMPENLYDGRFPRVVRFGSRCKNPKVEELSIKNLRRKARYEFNNPRAGVIEKATAAKRKIKEIRETIEALQSRNIVLWFNILKSVLSENHVNQFGDNKSIVWLQWLHVLEQSWYKEVNKHYQNQQSDKEIKDQLIAMETEHKEEELITVISESEHAFNDRYLEVDDVDFSLNTDTIGLDLDMQCESQLQKTKHLEEKCRLILRLEKEKAAKELHYGENMSEDQVIDVKNIWILSMEDRWKMYRYWLMQYTKILHEQLRTSEQEFNEIFDDYMRASKELDEYIMQQTTVIAMTTTNAARYSESLHKVGPLITIIEEAAEVPEAHIITAISPRCKHLILIGDHKQLEPKPAVYELATRFNLSVSLFERMVKNELSYHCLQRQHRMRPEISELVRHIYDVLYDNENVYEYPPIKGVRKSLFFITHNKQEAFKDEGRSFSNEYEAEYLRELCLYLLKQGYKPSDITIIAAYTGQMFCIKEKMPRSKFEGVNICVLDNYQGEENEIILLSLVRSNAKGDIGFLNRENRICVALSRAKQGLFIIGNSSTLTMKSPHWQTIIKKLQIEEEDIDENETVSKYPSLGKALPLYCQNHPSHEGILAESPSDFKKVKDGGCYLPCEFRLSCGHACRYDCHPFDREHEAYKCKKQCSQTCEDGHKCRKRCHCGVLCYCNVVMPRELKCGHTANLQCHVDYSKYLCPVEVTRTLSCGHPATMKCCIDQDDILCKVIVDRELQCGHTTQLKCHVDPKRHMCVTVVTGTRSKCGHEFERQCHNVSYDAISDCRVLIKEKRSTCDHVIERFCYNTEFEKLVKCSVIVKMNRTSCGHEYQRQCHDQLYENTHNCNEIVTEQWLSCEHEYERYCYDSNYVQSHTCEIVIPDKRDDCGHEYVRKCSDTNYQTENKCSVYVEKDFLYCDHKIMLPCHQDVTSIKCKANITTVFKCKHSMTHECHRSDSIKCTDKCNKICKNSHQCLTSCHFPFSCDCQELIETILERCQHQQSIPCSSDPNIYPCKAMAKKVIVSCGHSQEMECHIDPETVSCKFVVLKSLPLCGHRKMVLCSANVSDVKCTVEVKIKLGKCGHSASIKCWEKVTNKLPEIKCSETITHVRSNCGHTITLQCWTVSSKKIPKCKELISTTLACGHLIKCVCSESKGKTCDQTCKQPLPCGHPCPGSCYECQTNSRHSVCSSHCEKELLCGHVCQSKACMKCSPCQKSCAFACSHSKCRSKCTDPCNPCKENCSWECKHYKCTQLCFEECNRQRCNHDCDRTLSCGHLCPGYCGEPCPLQCADCKPDIYIFKDNSKDNKIVTLLQCGHSFESCYLDARMEEKTNDLLSKCPCCEDIICYHPRYERILKKQKLALEDAKKQIGKVRMNSKTLYPVCDARMLKTFEQYTTRIATYLLIAQQTQCKNDFDLEFKHAEILTKSILKVIDTTNETSFKTCLQLSDKIFYLHVQWMLCLFTTKPKLLEKYYIADWFPPLVKSMGNASNNFPPELIEPMEIILKENGGRLTDTKGHLTITGRDIVVVVSGMKKQIKRKQIIEILKPFIADMEGDGYLATTSRYPKLQNVVGIHSIDWTICQKGHAMSTIMYSSCHRCEGNDNQQTEFEYYDGLHFAAHELTKQSSNIENKMPVGGDVRHTNSPKKLKNPPKNKLDSEHCHDGRGQKRRGRGKGTEKTMQVKKDTTDGNASRVGTVGSVEFKRDGHRDNNHDKGSGGYRGRGRPDGRSQEINGGQGRGNNRGRGRGRGPEDNTLWNDGPVGRSQEINRGPGRGNNRGRGRGRGQEDNKLGNEGPDGRSQELNGGQVRGNNRGRGRGRSHEDTKYNNENRGGRSGQCRGRGGSRGRGHEDKNGGDEIPDFRSREFSRDRHQDDYNDRGRGRGRGGNRGGRGRGRRGR